In a genomic window of Methylobacter sp. YRD-M1:
- the orn gene encoding oligoribonuclease → MAQDSQNLIWIDLEMTGLNPDTDLVIEIATVITDKDLNILAQGPVLAVHQSDAALAAMDDWNQKYHGQSGLIDRVRASTIDDAEAERLTLEFIKEWVPENKSPICGNSICQDRRFLYRYMPKLEAYFHYRNLDVSTLKELVARWAPELRCGFSKKATHMALSDIIESIEELRYYRDHFIAYKGIGSA, encoded by the coding sequence ATGGCGCAGGACTCACAGAATCTCATATGGATAGATCTGGAAATGACCGGATTAAATCCCGACACTGATTTAGTCATTGAGATTGCTACAGTCATTACCGATAAAGATTTGAATATCCTGGCTCAAGGGCCTGTGCTGGCGGTTCATCAGTCCGATGCAGCCTTAGCGGCTATGGATGACTGGAATCAGAAATATCACGGACAGTCGGGCCTGATAGATCGAGTCAGAGCTTCAACCATCGATGACGCCGAGGCCGAACGGCTGACTCTGGAGTTTATCAAGGAGTGGGTGCCTGAAAACAAATCACCTATCTGCGGCAACAGTATTTGCCAGGACCGGCGTTTTCTTTATCGGTATATGCCTAAACTGGAAGCCTACTTCCATTACCGCAATCTGGATGTGTCAACGCTGAAGGAACTGGTTGCCCGTTGGGCGCCGGAATTGAGATGCGGCTTTAGCAAGAAGGCTACACACATGGCTTTAAGCGATATTATCGAATCGATTGAAGAACTGCGTTATTATCGGGATCATTTCATTGCCTATAAGGGCATAGGCAGCGCCTGA